A section of the Anaerobacillus sp. CMMVII genome encodes:
- a CDS encoding AI-2E family transporter: MLSQYKWFRYGLAVIMLFLILYLGTLVQFIFRPIVVFVETLFFPFLLAGVLYYLFRPIVNYLDKQKVPKTVAIILIYLSVIGLLTLLVLLVGPVLQRQVNSLVNNFPYLISEIRAIFIQLQDNEWFNRYQAAETLSLNKISENMTQYINQAFNIISTNISGLIGFVANLVIIFIIIPFILFYMLKEGEKAPNQVLKLLPEKQRIEGSKILRDMDVKLSSYIQGQILVSLCVGILMYAGFLIIGIDYYFILALIAMFTNVIPFVGPWIGTVPALIVALIHSPFMVAKVLIVILVVQQFESNFISPQIMGKKLAVHPLTIILLLIVAGRFAGIVGMLLAVPTYAVCKVVVSHTYRLIKLRNKIE; this comes from the coding sequence GTGTTGTCACAGTATAAATGGTTTAGATATGGACTAGCTGTCATTATGTTGTTTCTTATTTTATATTTGGGTACATTAGTTCAATTTATTTTTCGACCAATAGTTGTGTTTGTAGAAACTTTATTTTTCCCCTTTTTATTAGCGGGAGTACTTTATTATTTATTTCGACCGATTGTCAACTATTTAGACAAGCAAAAAGTCCCCAAGACAGTTGCAATTATCTTAATTTACTTATCGGTAATCGGGTTACTAACTCTACTTGTACTGTTAGTTGGACCAGTCTTACAAAGACAGGTGAATAGTTTGGTTAATAACTTTCCGTATCTAATAAGTGAAATCCGGGCAATTTTTATCCAACTTCAAGATAATGAGTGGTTTAATCGATATCAGGCGGCTGAAACCTTATCCTTAAATAAAATTTCTGAAAATATGACCCAATATATTAACCAAGCCTTTAATATTATTAGTACAAATATTTCTGGATTAATTGGATTTGTGGCAAATCTAGTGATTATATTCATTATCATTCCGTTTATTTTGTTTTACATGTTGAAAGAAGGGGAAAAAGCTCCTAATCAAGTACTGAAATTATTACCTGAAAAACAAAGGATCGAAGGAAGTAAAATCCTAAGAGATATGGATGTAAAACTAAGCTCATACATCCAAGGACAAATTCTTGTCAGTCTATGTGTAGGTATTCTGATGTACGCAGGCTTTTTAATTATTGGTATCGATTATTACTTTATTCTTGCCTTAATTGCAATGTTTACAAATGTAATTCCGTTTGTGGGGCCTTGGATTGGAACGGTTCCAGCATTAATTGTTGCATTAATACACTCTCCATTTATGGTTGCCAAAGTATTAATCGTCATCTTGGTTGTTCAGCAATTTGAGAGTAACTTTATCTCGCCGCAAATCATGGGCAAAAAGCTAGCCGTTCATCCGCTTACAATTATTTTGCTATTAATTGTTGCTGGTAGATTTGCAGGGATAGTCGGTATGCTTTTAGCTGTACCAACCTACGCAGTTTGTAAAGTAGTTGTAAGTCATACGTATCGCTTAATTAAACTCAGAAATAAAATAGAATAA
- a CDS encoding LacI family DNA-binding transcriptional regulator, with the protein MAVTIKDVAKLANVAPSTVSRVIANSPRISQKTKDKVREAMEKLGYHPNFNARSLANKSTNTIGIVMPSSANKAFQNPFFPEVMRGISTKAHQEGFGLYLSTGQTEDEIFEEVVHMVQGGRVDGIILLYSRINDRIMPYLQLQNFPFVLIGRPYGEHFQDVTYVNNDNYKAAKTVTEYLILLGHQHIAFIGGELDFVVTVDHKKGYEQALENANLPIKPEYVVFHQELQEGGQDAIIELMSLNQPPSALVVSDDIMTFGVMRMLSEMGIRVPEDISIISFNNVLISELSSPPMSTVDINIFGLGFEATNLVIEKIKQPELEPQNVIIPHKLVKRQTCKKVIYQKQ; encoded by the coding sequence ATGGCGGTAACAATTAAGGATGTTGCAAAGTTAGCAAATGTTGCGCCTTCCACCGTGTCTCGAGTAATTGCTAATAGTCCGAGAATTAGCCAAAAAACAAAAGATAAAGTGCGGGAGGCAATGGAGAAGTTAGGCTATCATCCAAACTTTAATGCAAGAAGTTTAGCCAATAAAAGTACAAATACAATCGGAATTGTAATGCCTAGCTCAGCGAACAAGGCGTTTCAAAATCCCTTTTTCCCTGAGGTTATGCGAGGGATTAGTACAAAAGCCCATCAAGAAGGCTTTGGACTTTATTTATCAACGGGGCAAACAGAAGATGAAATCTTTGAAGAAGTTGTTCATATGGTTCAAGGAGGAAGAGTAGATGGGATCATCTTATTGTATTCGAGAATTAATGATCGTATCATGCCTTATTTACAACTACAAAATTTCCCATTCGTATTAATTGGGCGACCATATGGAGAACATTTCCAAGATGTCACATATGTAAATAACGATAATTATAAAGCAGCCAAAACGGTTACGGAATATCTTATCTTACTAGGTCATCAGCACATTGCGTTTATTGGAGGAGAGCTTGATTTTGTTGTTACGGTGGACCATAAAAAAGGATACGAACAGGCGTTAGAAAATGCTAACCTTCCTATCAAACCTGAATATGTTGTCTTCCATCAGGAGTTACAAGAAGGTGGTCAGGATGCGATTATTGAGCTAATGAGTTTAAATCAGCCACCATCTGCGCTAGTTGTTTCTGATGACATCATGACCTTTGGTGTTATGAGAATGCTTAGTGAAATGGGCATCCGTGTTCCAGAAGACATTTCTATTATTAGCTTTAACAATGTGTTAATTTCAGAACTTTCTTCACCACCGATGTCGACCGTAGATATTAACATTTTCGGCTTAGGTTTTGAGGCAACAAATTTAGTGATCGAAAAGATAAAGCAACCAGAGCTAGAGCCCCAAAACGTTATTATTCCACATAAATTGGTTAAGCGACAAACATGTAAAAAGGTAATTTACCAAAAACAGTAA
- a CDS encoding glycoside hydrolase family 31 protein, with protein sequence MQDTSFAIHPGTKKQSIGENFKDIGAFTSYTVEEDVVSFKTENGFVSVIFYNNHTVRVTMNQKQQPSLKTSFAIIGNREGIIPNINENENDVQIKTNDLNVIVTKKPFRISINDNDGRAIVEEGKNGMASNENGEVICFKKMDEYDHFYGFGEKTGFLNKRGEKMEMWNTDVYAPHNPETDALYQSIPFFITLREGLAHGIFFDNTWRTHFDLKSEKDTYSFKAEGGQLDYYVFRGPTIKEVLNQYTKLTGTMPIPPKWALGYHQSRYSYETEEEVRTLVNNFLEKKIPVDAIYLDIHYMNEYRVFTFDQDRFPTAKSLVEDLNKVGIKIVPIVDPGVKEDPEYPIYQEGVRENYFCKYLEGNIYFGDVWPGNSAFPDFTNSKVRNWWGQKHKFYTDLGIAGIWNDMNEPAIFNETKTMDIKVMHENDGDPKTHRELHNVYGLLMGEATYEGMKKQLNGKRTFLLTRAGYAGVQRYASVWTGDNRSFWEHLQLALPMCMNLGMSGVAFCGPDVGGFAHDTSGELLIRWTQFGTFTPYFRNHSAINTVRQEPWSFGEDVEVLTKKYIEQRYVWLPHLYTLFQEAHKTGVPVMRPLVLEYPTDVNTFNLSDQFMIGENVIVAPILTPTTKHRVVYLPEGRWINYWTDEILEGNTHHLVEAPIDILPIFIKEGSIIPHGTVKQSTATPEDELTYHIYLGKDKYASYRLYEDDGQTFGYENGETFEQEIVCEKEQGTISISVRESNGSYDPTWTKETFVIHACSEDVVVSINGEEVYAVDKKYDHATNKLTITTLR encoded by the coding sequence ATGCAAGATACCAGCTTTGCAATACACCCGGGCACAAAGAAGCAATCAATAGGAGAGAATTTTAAGGATATTGGGGCATTTACTTCGTATACAGTTGAGGAAGATGTTGTTTCTTTTAAAACTGAAAATGGTTTTGTCAGTGTTATTTTTTATAACAATCATACTGTTAGAGTTACAATGAACCAGAAACAACAACCGTCGTTAAAAACGAGCTTCGCAATAATTGGAAACCGAGAAGGAATTATCCCAAATATTAATGAAAATGAAAACGACGTTCAGATTAAAACGAATGATCTTAATGTTATAGTGACAAAAAAACCTTTCCGTATTTCCATCAATGACAATGATGGGAGAGCCATTGTTGAAGAAGGTAAAAATGGGATGGCTTCAAATGAAAATGGGGAAGTCATTTGTTTTAAGAAGATGGACGAGTATGATCATTTCTATGGATTTGGTGAAAAAACTGGTTTTCTCAATAAACGTGGTGAAAAAATGGAGATGTGGAATACAGATGTGTATGCTCCGCATAATCCAGAGACAGATGCGCTTTATCAATCGATCCCGTTTTTTATTACACTAAGGGAAGGATTGGCCCATGGAATCTTTTTTGATAATACATGGAGAACTCACTTTGATTTGAAATCAGAGAAGGATACGTATTCTTTTAAAGCAGAAGGTGGACAACTTGATTATTATGTATTTAGAGGTCCAACTATAAAAGAAGTCCTTAACCAGTATACGAAACTAACAGGAACAATGCCGATACCACCTAAGTGGGCTCTTGGATACCATCAGTCCCGTTATAGTTATGAAACTGAAGAAGAAGTAAGAACATTGGTAAATAACTTTCTCGAAAAGAAAATTCCAGTTGATGCAATTTATTTAGACATTCATTATATGAACGAATACCGTGTATTTACTTTTGATCAAGACCGTTTTCCAACCGCGAAATCATTAGTTGAGGACTTAAATAAGGTAGGTATAAAAATTGTTCCAATCGTAGACCCAGGAGTGAAAGAAGACCCAGAGTATCCTATTTATCAAGAAGGTGTTCGAGAGAATTACTTTTGCAAATATCTTGAAGGTAATATTTACTTTGGTGATGTTTGGCCTGGAAATAGCGCTTTCCCAGATTTTACAAATTCAAAAGTCCGTAATTGGTGGGGACAAAAGCATAAATTTTACACTGATTTGGGCATAGCAGGAATTTGGAATGACATGAATGAGCCTGCGATATTTAATGAAACAAAAACAATGGATATTAAGGTTATGCATGAAAATGATGGAGATCCAAAAACCCATCGTGAATTGCATAATGTCTATGGCTTGTTAATGGGTGAAGCAACCTATGAGGGAATGAAGAAACAGCTTAATGGAAAAAGGACATTTTTATTAACGAGAGCGGGTTATGCAGGTGTACAGCGCTATGCATCCGTTTGGACAGGCGATAACCGTAGCTTTTGGGAGCATCTTCAGCTTGCCTTACCTATGTGTATGAATTTAGGAATGTCAGGTGTTGCATTTTGTGGACCTGATGTTGGAGGATTTGCTCATGATACATCTGGGGAATTGTTGATTCGTTGGACTCAATTTGGAACATTCACACCATATTTCCGTAATCATAGTGCCATTAATACGGTCAGACAAGAACCATGGTCATTTGGGGAAGATGTAGAAGTCTTAACGAAAAAATATATAGAACAACGCTATGTTTGGTTGCCACACCTTTATACGTTATTCCAGGAAGCCCATAAAACAGGTGTCCCTGTCATGAGACCACTAGTCTTAGAATATCCAACTGACGTAAATACGTTTAACTTATCTGATCAGTTTATGATAGGGGAGAATGTCATTGTAGCGCCAATATTAACGCCAACCACAAAGCACAGAGTTGTGTACTTACCTGAAGGTAGATGGATTAATTACTGGACAGATGAAATTTTAGAAGGAAATACTCACCACTTGGTTGAAGCCCCAATCGATATATTACCAATATTTATTAAAGAAGGATCAATTATCCCTCATGGAACGGTAAAACAATCGACAGCCACTCCGGAGGATGAATTAACTTATCATATTTATCTTGGTAAAGATAAATATGCAAGCTACCGACTGTATGAAGATGATGGTCAAACATTTGGTTATGAAAATGGAGAAACGTTTGAACAAGAAATCGTTTGTGAGAAGGAGCAAGGAACAATTTCTATTTCAGTAAGAGAGTCAAATGGTAGTTATGATCCTACATGGACAAAAGAAACGTTCGTTATACATGCTTGTAGCGAAGATGTCGTAGTTAGCATTAATGGGGAAGAAGTTTACGCAGTTGATAAAAAATATGATCATGCGACAAATAAATTAACAATAACTACTCTAAGGTAA
- a CDS encoding sugar ABC transporter permease, which produces MTKKTKNILELSVIYVIIAAMFVVIFYPLLWAFGLSLNPGTSLYGAKMIPENWSFVHYKWLFTDPRSNYLIWYKNTLIVAFATSLASTFFVSLVAYAFSRYRFVGRKNGLYAFLLLQMFPGLMAMVALYIILSIVGLLDNLLGLILIYVGGSIPMNAFLVKGYFDTIPRELDESAKIDGAGHFRIFFQIMLPLAKPILAVVALFNFMAPFMDFILPRIILRSPEKFTLALGLFNFVNDRFDNNFTRFAAGAMLVAIPIALIFLMLQRYLISGLTSGATKG; this is translated from the coding sequence ATGACAAAAAAGACAAAAAATATCTTAGAACTATCTGTAATCTATGTGATTATCGCAGCAATGTTTGTAGTTATTTTCTATCCCCTGCTATGGGCATTTGGGCTTTCGTTAAACCCTGGTACGAGTTTGTATGGTGCAAAGATGATTCCAGAGAATTGGTCATTTGTACATTATAAGTGGTTATTCACAGATCCAAGAAGTAATTATCTTATTTGGTATAAAAATACATTGATTGTAGCATTTGCAACGTCTCTTGCTTCAACATTCTTTGTATCCCTTGTTGCATATGCTTTTTCAAGATATCGTTTTGTGGGCCGTAAAAATGGTTTATATGCATTTTTACTGCTACAGATGTTTCCAGGTTTAATGGCGATGGTTGCCTTATACATCATTCTAAGTATCGTCGGTTTACTTGACAATTTACTTGGTTTAATCTTAATTTACGTTGGTGGATCAATTCCAATGAACGCGTTTCTAGTTAAAGGTTATTTTGATACAATTCCAAGAGAGCTAGACGAAAGTGCGAAAATTGATGGTGCAGGGCATTTCAGAATCTTTTTCCAAATTATGCTCCCACTTGCAAAGCCGATCTTAGCGGTTGTAGCATTATTTAATTTTATGGCACCATTTATGGACTTTATTCTACCGAGAATTATCCTTAGAAGTCCTGAAAAGTTTACGCTAGCATTAGGGTTGTTTAACTTTGTAAATGATCGCTTCGATAACAACTTTACAAGATTTGCAGCTGGAGCGATGCTTGTAGCAATTCCAATTGCACTGATTTTCTTAATGTTACAACGTTATTTAATTTCTGGTTTAACTTCAGGAGCAACAAAAGGATAA
- a CDS encoding sugar ABC transporter permease: MSSKNAQQNHTNNKSKSHNPTLATLLSIIPGIGQLYNRRYIKGSILFILFAAFIIAFYDFLTLGYWGLYTLGETPRIDDSRVLLSQGIISLILTAFALTFYVINIIDARKDAKRIQEGWTIPSVREAFRDAWDKGFPYLLVGPGLFLLVFVVIFPLLYMVFIAFTNYSLYNSPPKNLLSWVGFDNFTALITMPIWRKTFFTVLSWTVIWTAIATTLQIALAMFLAILVNDPRVKFKRLIRTVLILPWAVPAFVTIIIFTALFNDNFGAINKEIIIPLLGTGIPWLTDPFWTKTALIGIQTWLGFPFVFALFTGVLQSISSDWYEAADIDGANRWQKFSNITFPHLMFATAPLLIMQYAGNFNNFNIIYLFNQGGPAVRNQNAGGTDILISWVYKLTFETSNFNMAAAISIILGLIVATFAFFQFRRTKSFKEEGNY; the protein is encoded by the coding sequence ATGTCGTCAAAAAACGCACAGCAAAACCATACAAATAATAAGTCTAAAAGTCATAACCCGACTTTAGCTACCCTGTTATCAATAATACCTGGAATAGGCCAGCTATATAACCGAAGATACATTAAAGGTTCAATCCTTTTTATTCTCTTTGCTGCTTTCATCATTGCCTTTTATGACTTTTTAACACTCGGTTATTGGGGATTATATACATTAGGGGAAACTCCTCGTATAGATGATTCAAGGGTTCTATTAAGTCAAGGCATCATATCACTTATTTTGACAGCCTTTGCATTAACGTTCTATGTTATTAATATCATTGACGCTCGTAAGGACGCAAAGAGAATACAAGAAGGTTGGACAATTCCTTCAGTGAGAGAAGCATTTCGTGACGCATGGGATAAAGGGTTTCCTTATTTACTTGTAGGACCTGGTTTGTTCTTATTAGTTTTCGTGGTTATTTTCCCGTTACTATACATGGTGTTTATTGCCTTTACAAACTATAGTCTCTACAATTCACCACCTAAGAACTTGTTAAGTTGGGTAGGGTTTGATAACTTTACTGCTTTAATAACAATGCCAATTTGGCGCAAAACATTCTTTACAGTACTTTCATGGACAGTTATTTGGACGGCTATTGCAACAACATTACAAATTGCTTTAGCGATGTTCTTAGCGATATTAGTCAATGATCCTAGAGTGAAGTTCAAACGACTTATTCGTACAGTATTGATTTTGCCTTGGGCAGTACCAGCTTTTGTTACGATTATCATTTTTACAGCTTTATTTAATGATAACTTCGGGGCAATTAACAAAGAAATAATCATTCCATTACTCGGTACAGGCATACCTTGGTTAACAGATCCATTTTGGACGAAAACGGCTTTAATTGGTATCCAAACTTGGTTAGGTTTCCCTTTTGTGTTTGCTTTATTTACTGGGGTACTCCAAAGTATCTCTTCTGACTGGTACGAAGCAGCTGATATCGATGGAGCAAACCGTTGGCAGAAATTCAGCAATATAACGTTCCCACATTTAATGTTTGCTACGGCACCACTACTGATTATGCAATACGCTGGTAACTTCAATAATTTCAATATTATTTACCTATTTAACCAGGGTGGCCCTGCAGTACGAAACCAAAACGCCGGTGGAACAGACATTTTGATTTCGTGGGTTTACAAATTAACATTTGAAACGAGCAACTTTAATATGGCTGCTGCAATCTCAATTATCCTAGGTTTAATTGTTGCAACATTTGCCTTCTTCCAATTCAGAAGAACCAAGTCCTTTAAAGAGGAGGGTAATTACTAA
- a CDS encoding extracellular solute-binding protein codes for MFKKSTLLTLVLMLMLALALAACGGKDETKEPTPETPATDETPAEEPATGEPAKPESLTMWVNDEESQLDAYEEIASRYEAERGIKVNITPFSMLDQVDALSLDGPAGKGPDIFFHPHDRVGSIFLQGLAAELEVTEEQLAGYPEGALQALSYEGIQFGIPAVIETYGLFYNTDLIPEAPETMDDLLAIAKELTNAANNEYGFLMEATNFYFTYPFLAGPGGYVFGRDAEGGYNIEDIGLGNAGAVKGGELIQSWFTDGLIPQGITGDVMNGLFREGKVGAVVTGPWSIPDYVADLGDKLKVTTLPTIDGKNLNSFSGVKGWFVSEYSENKYWATDLALFITNATNGEHYFNVAGEIPARTDVTIDDELRNGILAQAEFAEPMPNVPEMSQVWEPMADALNFISNGDDVAEVLEEAVEQISEQIALTAGN; via the coding sequence ATGTTTAAAAAGTCAACATTACTTACACTAGTACTAATGTTAATGCTAGCTTTAGCACTAGCAGCGTGTGGAGGCAAGGACGAAACAAAAGAGCCTACTCCAGAAACACCAGCAACTGATGAAACACCAGCAGAAGAACCTGCTACTGGCGAACCTGCAAAACCAGAAAGCTTAACAATGTGGGTTAATGATGAAGAAAGTCAATTAGATGCTTATGAAGAAATTGCTTCTAGATATGAAGCTGAAAGAGGAATTAAGGTTAATATCACTCCTTTCTCTATGTTAGATCAAGTGGATGCACTTTCATTAGATGGTCCTGCTGGAAAAGGTCCAGATATTTTCTTCCATCCACATGACAGAGTAGGATCAATTTTCTTACAAGGTCTTGCGGCTGAGTTAGAAGTTACTGAAGAGCAATTAGCTGGGTACCCTGAAGGAGCACTTCAAGCACTTAGCTATGAAGGAATTCAATTCGGTATTCCTGCTGTAATTGAAACTTACGGTTTATTCTACAATACTGATTTAATCCCAGAAGCTCCAGAAACAATGGATGATCTTCTTGCAATTGCTAAAGAATTAACAAATGCAGCAAATAATGAATATGGTTTCTTAATGGAAGCAACAAACTTTTATTTCACATACCCATTCTTAGCTGGTCCTGGCGGATACGTATTTGGTCGTGATGCAGAAGGTGGATACAACATCGAAGATATCGGTTTAGGAAATGCTGGTGCAGTTAAAGGTGGAGAATTAATTCAATCTTGGTTTACAGATGGACTTATTCCACAAGGAATTACTGGAGACGTTATGAATGGTTTATTCCGTGAAGGGAAAGTAGGAGCTGTTGTTACTGGTCCTTGGAGTATTCCTGACTATGTTGCTGATTTAGGAGACAAATTAAAGGTTACTACATTACCAACTATCGATGGTAAGAACCTAAACTCATTCTCAGGAGTTAAAGGTTGGTTCGTTTCTGAATACAGTGAAAACAAATATTGGGCAACTGATTTAGCGTTATTTATCACAAACGCTACAAATGGTGAACATTACTTTAACGTAGCTGGTGAGATCCCTGCTCGTACAGACGTAACAATCGATGACGAATTAAGAAATGGTATTTTAGCACAAGCAGAATTTGCTGAGCCAATGCCAAACGTACCAGAAATGTCTCAAGTTTGGGAACCAATGGCGGATGCCCTAAACTTCATTTCAAATGGTGATGATGTGGCTGAAGTTTTAGAAGAAGCAGTAGAACAAATTAGTGAACAAATTGCACTAACTGCTGGTAACTAA
- a CDS encoding methyl-accepting chemotaxis protein yields MKETRRKVKVIHKLFLLIILLIFVIVGSGGFIYFYNEKVSSQFHNLMEVDAVQEEYNRYINLMGSIAITNYQLITTGYSKANIDTLNKSLEEANEQYAKILPFFLEEEELTNYSIRLEEALVSYNDIADTYFSKMFVGDEIDRIKNRISPVVSRNEQTTAVVNERIIAYFHRQKHASEKELFETIEQSNKTLVTNNLITIVFSIFIVILFGRNMNSGVKMVVQKIDAFKRGEYLYSKKLKRKDEFADIDFALGEFGVNIDNIIEKNAEIADKVYTSTNEILGYSKENVNATTNIKRLIGDIHFQVSAQVDHTNSISSVTQEVSASSEEITAAAEIIQINMKQMNNDAISGREIVTQLNQSVNEVSVEVNSLIPVVHTVVDRIDHVTKFLSGIDEITRQTNLLALNASIEAARAGEKGKGFAVVAEEIRKLSTQTNEFSQKTKNVILLIQSDTRNVVDKFQAFQDLFSQAETAANSITVTFDDISSNTRNLNKQTADITSAMEGISSGIIEVAHSINELAETTSILSSQTKIILQDIAIQDLNTNEMDLLVQRLQTTANELMLTIALLKNEPYIQE; encoded by the coding sequence ATGAAAGAAACACGAAGAAAAGTTAAAGTAATACATAAGCTGTTTTTGTTAATTATTCTATTAATCTTTGTGATTGTCGGTTCAGGTGGTTTTATTTATTTCTATAATGAAAAGGTTTCTTCTCAGTTTCATAATTTGATGGAAGTTGATGCTGTCCAAGAAGAGTATAACCGATACATAAATTTAATGGGTTCAATAGCTATAACAAACTACCAACTTATCACGACAGGATATTCGAAAGCAAATATTGATACCCTAAACAAAAGCCTAGAAGAAGCCAATGAGCAATATGCCAAAATCTTGCCGTTTTTTTTAGAAGAAGAGGAGTTAACTAATTATTCTATTCGTTTAGAGGAAGCTCTCGTTTCCTATAACGATATTGCAGATACTTATTTTTCAAAAATGTTTGTTGGAGATGAAATTGATAGAATAAAAAATAGGATATCGCCTGTCGTATCAAGAAACGAACAAACGACCGCAGTAGTTAACGAACGAATTATCGCGTACTTTCATCGACAGAAACATGCTTCTGAAAAAGAACTATTTGAAACAATAGAACAGAGCAATAAAACGTTAGTAACTAATAATCTGATTACGATTGTCTTTTCTATTTTTATTGTCATTTTATTTGGAAGAAACATGAATAGTGGAGTAAAGATGGTTGTTCAGAAAATTGACGCATTTAAGCGGGGAGAATACTTATACTCAAAGAAGTTGAAACGAAAAGATGAATTTGCTGATATAGACTTTGCTTTAGGGGAATTTGGTGTAAATATTGATAATATCATTGAAAAGAACGCAGAAATTGCGGATAAAGTTTATACATCAACAAATGAGATACTAGGATATTCGAAGGAAAATGTTAACGCAACTACAAATATTAAGCGTTTGATTGGGGATATTCATTTTCAAGTATCTGCACAGGTTGATCATACCAATTCTATATCTTCTGTTACTCAGGAAGTTTCGGCAAGTTCTGAGGAAATAACTGCCGCTGCAGAAATTATCCAAATAAATATGAAACAAATGAATAACGACGCGATTTCAGGTAGGGAAATAGTCACCCAACTGAATCAATCAGTCAATGAAGTTTCTGTTGAAGTGAATTCTTTAATTCCAGTTGTTCATACAGTTGTAGATAGAATAGACCATGTAACTAAGTTCTTGTCTGGTATAGATGAAATTACGAGGCAAACCAATTTGCTAGCTCTTAATGCTTCAATTGAGGCCGCTCGTGCAGGTGAAAAGGGAAAAGGGTTTGCTGTTGTAGCAGAGGAAATTCGTAAACTTTCTACACAAACGAATGAGTTTTCTCAAAAAACAAAAAATGTAATTTTATTAATTCAATCAGATACAAGGAATGTAGTTGATAAATTTCAGGCATTTCAAGACCTTTTTTCTCAAGCTGAGACGGCTGCGAACTCAATAACAGTTACTTTTGATGATATCTCATCGAATACTCGAAATTTGAATAAACAAACAGCTGACATCACGAGCGCCATGGAAGGTATTTCTAGTGGGATTATTGAAGTGGCTCATTCCATTAACGAATTAGCAGAAACTACTTCTATTTTATCGAGTCAAACAAAAATAATTTTGCAAGATATCGCTATTCAAGACTTGAATACGAATGAAATGGATCTCCTAGTACAACGCCTTCAAACAACAGCCAATGAATTAATGCTTACGATTGCATTACTTAAGAATGAACCATACATCCAAGAGTAA
- a CDS encoding AraC family transcriptional regulator: MNTLSFQVPPFPTYITGRIDFFPKGTKHIKRVFSVFDILFVKEGIIHMDENGVLYDIKQGEYLILVPGFEHFSYKACETDTVYYWLHFQLEVPYELKNYLEINWGMILKQERTYTEAAKHVFHIPRYGKIGNQEFIYHELDRLFSTNETNAPEKRLKEQIIFQELIIQLQSDAIRIPTSADQVTKQTITYIQENYKEATLKMSHIAKELLFHPDYITRCMQKTIGITPMQYLTSFRLSLAKELLTTTNEKLETISKKVGINDFTYFSRLFKKIEGITPIEFRRIAKREGK; encoded by the coding sequence TTGAATACGCTATCATTTCAGGTGCCACCTTTCCCTACATATATAACTGGTCGAATAGATTTTTTTCCAAAAGGAACAAAGCATATTAAAAGGGTATTTTCTGTTTTTGATATTTTATTTGTTAAAGAAGGGATCATTCATATGGATGAGAATGGTGTGTTATACGATATAAAACAAGGGGAGTATTTAATTCTTGTGCCAGGTTTTGAACATTTTAGTTATAAAGCATGTGAAACAGATACTGTGTATTATTGGCTTCATTTTCAACTTGAAGTACCCTATGAGTTAAAAAATTACCTTGAGATTAATTGGGGGATGATTTTAAAGCAAGAGAGAACTTATACAGAAGCTGCAAAGCATGTCTTCCACATTCCCCGCTATGGGAAAATTGGAAATCAGGAATTTATTTATCATGAACTCGATAGGTTATTTTCGACAAATGAAACGAATGCTCCTGAAAAGAGATTAAAGGAACAAATTATCTTTCAAGAGTTAATCATTCAATTACAATCAGACGCAATTCGAATCCCGACAAGTGCTGATCAAGTAACAAAACAAACGATTACCTACATTCAAGAGAACTATAAGGAAGCTACCTTAAAAATGAGTCATATAGCAAAGGAGCTTTTGTTTCACCCCGATTATATAACTCGTTGTATGCAAAAAACGATAGGGATAACACCAATGCAATATCTAACTTCTTTTCGACTGTCATTGGCGAAGGAATTATTAACAACAACAAATGAAAAGTTAGAAACGATTTCTAAAAAAGTAGGTATCAATGACTTTACCTACTTTTCAAGATTATTTAAAAAAATAGAGGGAATCACTCCAATAGAATTTCGGCGAATAGCGAAACGCGAAGGAAAATAA